A window from Drosophila yakuba strain Tai18E2 chromosome 3L, Prin_Dyak_Tai18E2_2.1, whole genome shotgun sequence encodes these proteins:
- the LOC6532226 gene encoding G-protein coupled receptor Mth isoform X7 — protein MKLFWVKRLLRISTVVVTLLLLQRTNAAIPDCDYYDTVNISAAQKLPNGSYLFEGLLVPANLTAEYEFTILPDDSKQKVDKHIRGCVCQLKPCVRFCCPHNHIMDMNVCAGDMTEEELEVLDPFLNVTLDDGSVVRRHFKKELIVQWDLPMSCDGMFSLDNREKTDQYTLFENGSFFRHHDRVTLNKREYCLQHLTFVDGNESSIRIAPHNCLISPSRMGQTVVMITSLVCMVLTITVYLFVKKLQNLHGKCFMCYMVCLFMAYLLLLLNLWQMSQNFCITAGFLGYFFVMAAFLWLSVISLHLWNTFSGSAHNANRFLSEHRFLAYNTYAWGMAVVLTGITYLADKVVENEDWNPRMGFGGHCWICTQSWSAMLYFYGPMVFLIAFNITMFILTANRIIGVKKDIQKFAHRQERKQKLNSDKQTYTFFLRLFIIMGLTWSLEIGSYISQFNQTWSNVFLVADYLNWSQGIIIFILFVLKRSTLRLLMESIRGEGEEVNDSEEEISLENTKYDRNVL, from the exons ATGAAACTTTTTTGGGTTAAACGGCTTTTGCGGATATCAACTGTCGTAGTTACTTTGCTGCTTCTGCAAAGAACAAATGCAGCCATTCCCGACTGCGATTATTACGACACTGTGAATATTTCGGCAGCTCAAAAGCTACCGAATGGATCGTACTTATTCGAGGGGTTGCTCGTTCCGGCCAACTTGACGGCCGAATATGAGTTTACGATCCTACCGGACGACTCGAAGCAGAAGGTGGACAAACACATTAGAGGATGTGTGTGCCAGCTAAAGCCCTGTGTCAGATTTTGCTGCCCCCACAACCACATAATGGATATGAACGTTTGCGCTGGAGATATGaccgaggaggagctggaagTACTCGATCCTTTTCTTAACGTCACTCTTGACGACGGGTCGGTGGTCAGGAGGCATTTTAAAAAAGAACTAATCGTCCAGTGGGACCTACCGATGTCGTGTGACGGAATGTTCTCTCTAGACAACCGGGAAAAAACGGATCAATACACGTTGTTTGAG AACGGAAGTTTCTTTCGCCACCATGACCGCGTCACCCTTAACAAACGGGAGTACTGCCTTCAGCATCTTACCTTCGTAGACGGTAATGAATCGTCTATTCGAATTGCACCTCACAACTGCCTAATATCGCCATCCAGAATGGGTCAGACGGTTG TGATGATCACTTCGCTGGTATGCATGGTTCTAACGATCACCGTTTACCTCTTCGTTAAGAAACTGCAAAATTTGCACGGAAAATGCTTCATGTGCTACATGGTGTGTCTCTTCATGGCCTATCTTTTACTTTTGCTCAATCTGTGGCAGATGTCCCAAAACTTTTGCATAACAGCAG GTTTTCTGGGCTACTTCTTTGTCATGGCCGCTTTCTTATGGCTTTCCGTCATCAGTCTGCACCTTTGGAACACGTTCAGCGGCTCGGCCCACAACGCGAATCGCTTCTTATCTGAGCATCGGTTTCTGGCTTACAACACCTATGCCTGGGGCATGGCGGTGGTTCTGACTGGAATCACCTATCTGGCCGATAAGGTCGTGGAAAACGAAGATTGGAATCCTCGTATGGGCTTCGGCGGACACTGTTGGATATGTA CCCAAAGCTGGTCAGCCATGCTCTACTTTTATGGCCCGATGGTATTTCTTATTGCATTTAACATAACCATGTTTATCCTGACGGCTAATCGTATAATAGGAGTGAAAAAGGATATTCAGAAGTTTGCCCACAGGCAAGAGAGGAAGCAGAAGCTGAACTCGGACAAACAGAC TTACACCTTCTTCCTACGGCTCTTCATTATAATGGGATTGACGTGGAGCTTGGAGATAGGCTCCTACATTTCGCAATTTAACCAAACTTGGTCCAACGTCTTTCTAGTGGCTGACTACTTAAATTGGTCTCAGGGAATCATCATATTTATACTGTTTGTACTGAAGCGCAGCACGTTGAGACTCTTGATGGAGAG CATTAGGGGTGAGGGTGAGGAGGTCAACGACAGCGAAGAAGAGATTTCGCTCGAGAACACGAAGTATGATCGAAATGTCCTGTAG
- the LOC6532226 gene encoding G-protein coupled receptor Mth isoform X8: protein MKLFWVKRLLRISTVVVTLLLLQRTNAAIPDCDYYDTVNISAAQKLPNGSYLFEGLLVPANLTAEYEFTILPDDSKQKVDKHIRGCVCQLKPCVRFCCPHNHIMDMNVCAGDMTEEELEVLDPFLNVTLDDGSVVRRHFKKELIVQWDLPMSCDGMFSLDNREKTDQYTLFENGSFFRHHDRVTLNKREYCLQHLTFVDGNESSIRIAPHNCLISPSRMGQTVVMITSLVCMVLTITVYLFVKKLQNLHGKCFMCYMVCLFMAYLLLLLNLWQMSQNFCITAGFLGYFFVMAAFLWLSVISLHLWNTFSGSAHNANRFLSEHRFLAYNTYAWGMAVVLTGITYLADKVVENEDWNPRMGFGGHCWICTQSWSAMLYFYGPMVFLIAFNITMFILTANRIIGVKKDIQKFAHRQERKQKLNSDKQTYTFFLRLFIIMGLTWSLEIGSYISQFNQTWSNVFLVADYLNWSQGIIIFILFVLKRSTLRLLMERNHPKYTWTVISNRSMTNRNTVEQTSNK from the exons ATGAAACTTTTTTGGGTTAAACGGCTTTTGCGGATATCAACTGTCGTAGTTACTTTGCTGCTTCTGCAAAGAACAAATGCAGCCATTCCCGACTGCGATTATTACGACACTGTGAATATTTCGGCAGCTCAAAAGCTACCGAATGGATCGTACTTATTCGAGGGGTTGCTCGTTCCGGCCAACTTGACGGCCGAATATGAGTTTACGATCCTACCGGACGACTCGAAGCAGAAGGTGGACAAACACATTAGAGGATGTGTGTGCCAGCTAAAGCCCTGTGTCAGATTTTGCTGCCCCCACAACCACATAATGGATATGAACGTTTGCGCTGGAGATATGaccgaggaggagctggaagTACTCGATCCTTTTCTTAACGTCACTCTTGACGACGGGTCGGTGGTCAGGAGGCATTTTAAAAAAGAACTAATCGTCCAGTGGGACCTACCGATGTCGTGTGACGGAATGTTCTCTCTAGACAACCGGGAAAAAACGGATCAATACACGTTGTTTGAG AACGGAAGTTTCTTTCGCCACCATGACCGCGTCACCCTTAACAAACGGGAGTACTGCCTTCAGCATCTTACCTTCGTAGACGGTAATGAATCGTCTATTCGAATTGCACCTCACAACTGCCTAATATCGCCATCCAGAATGGGTCAGACGGTTG TGATGATCACTTCGCTGGTATGCATGGTTCTAACGATCACCGTTTACCTCTTCGTTAAGAAACTGCAAAATTTGCACGGAAAATGCTTCATGTGCTACATGGTGTGTCTCTTCATGGCCTATCTTTTACTTTTGCTCAATCTGTGGCAGATGTCCCAAAACTTTTGCATAACAGCAG GTTTTCTGGGCTACTTCTTTGTCATGGCCGCTTTCTTATGGCTTTCCGTCATCAGTCTGCACCTTTGGAACACGTTCAGCGGCTCGGCCCACAACGCGAATCGCTTCTTATCTGAGCATCGGTTTCTGGCTTACAACACCTATGCCTGGGGCATGGCGGTGGTTCTGACTGGAATCACCTATCTGGCCGATAAGGTCGTGGAAAACGAAGATTGGAATCCTCGTATGGGCTTCGGCGGACACTGTTGGATATGTA CCCAAAGCTGGTCAGCCATGCTCTACTTTTATGGCCCGATGGTATTTCTTATTGCATTTAACATAACCATGTTTATCCTGACGGCTAATCGTATAATAGGAGTGAAAAAGGATATTCAGAAGTTTGCCCACAGGCAAGAGAGGAAGCAGAAGCTGAACTCGGACAAACAGAC TTACACCTTCTTCCTACGGCTCTTCATTATAATGGGATTGACGTGGAGCTTGGAGATAGGCTCCTACATTTCGCAATTTAACCAAACTTGGTCCAACGTCTTTCTAGTGGCTGACTACTTAAATTGGTCTCAGGGAATCATCATATTTATACTGTTTGTACTGAAGCGCAGCACGTTGAGACTCTTGATGGAGAG GAACCATCCAAAATACACATGGACTGTTATTTCTAATAGATCCATGACAAATCGGAATACCGTGGAACAAACCTCAAACAAATAA
- the LOC6532226 gene encoding G-protein coupled receptor Mth isoform X9 — MKLFWVKRLLRISTVVVTLLLLQRTNAAIPDCDYYDTVNISAAQKLPNGSYLFEGLLVPANLTAEYEFTILPDDSKQKVDKHIRGCVCQLKPCVRFCCPHNHIMDMNVCAGDMTEEELEVLDPFLNVTLDDGSVVRRHFKKELIVQWDLPMSCDGMFSLDNREKTDQYTLFENGSFFRHHDRVTLNKREYCLQHLTFVDGNESSIRIAPHNCLISPSRMGQTVVMITSLVCMVLTITVYLFVKKLQNLHGKCFMCYMVCLFMAYLLLLLNLWQMSQNFCITAGFLGYFFVMAAFLWLSVISLHLWNTFSGSAHNANRFLSEHRFLAYNTYAWGMAVVLTGITYLADKVVENEDWNPRMGFGGHCWICTQSWSAMLYFYGPMVFLIAFNITMFILTANRIIGVKKDIQKFAHRQERKQKLNSDKQTYTFFLRLFIIMGLTWSLEIGSYISQFNQTWSNVFLVADYLNWSQGIIIFILFVLKRSTLRLLMESIRGEGEEVNDSEEEISLENTKYDRNVL; from the exons ATGAAACTTTTTTGGGTTAAACGGCTTTTGCGGATATCAACTGTCGTAGTTACTTTGCTGCTTCTGCAAAGAACAAATGCAGCCATTCCCGACTGCGATTATTACGACACTGTGAATATTTCGGCAGCTCAAAAGCTACCGAATGGATCGTACTTATTCGAGGGGTTGCTCGTTCCGGCCAACTTGACGGCCGAATATGAGTTTACGATCCTACCGGACGACTCGAAGCAGAAGGTGGACAAACACATTAGAGGATGTGTGTGCCAGCTAAAGCCCTGTGTCAGATTTTGCTGCCCCCACAACCACATAATGGATATGAACGTTTGCGCTGGAGATATGaccgaggaggagctggaagTACTCGATCCTTTTCTTAACGTCACTCTTGACGACGGGTCGGTGGTCAGGAGGCATTTTAAAAAAGAACTAATCGTCCAGTGGGACCTACCGATGTCGTGTGACGGAATGTTCTCTCTAGACAACCGGGAAAAAACGGATCAATACACGTTGTTTGAG AACGGAAGTTTCTTTCGCCACCATGACCGCGTCACCCTTAACAAACGGGAGTACTGCCTTCAGCATCTTACCTTCGTAGACGGTAATGAATCGTCTATTCGAATTGCACCTCACAACTGCCTAATATCGCCATCCAGAATGGGTCAGACGGTTG TGATGATCACTTCGCTGGTATGCATGGTTCTAACGATCACCGTTTACCTCTTCGTTAAGAAACTGCAAAATTTGCACGGAAAATGCTTCATGTGCTACATGGTGTGTCTCTTCATGGCCTATCTTTTACTTTTGCTCAATCTGTGGCAGATGTCCCAAAACTTTTGCATAACAGCAG GTTTTCTGGGCTACTTCTTTGTCATGGCCGCTTTCTTATGGCTTTCCGTCATCAGTCTGCACCTTTGGAACACGTTCAGCGGCTCGGCCCACAACGCGAATCGCTTCTTATCTGAGCATCGGTTTCTGGCTTACAACACCTATGCCTGGGGCATGGCGGTGGTTCTGACTGGAATCACCTATCTGGCCGATAAGGTCGTGGAAAACGAAGATTGGAATCCTCGTATGGGCTTCGGCGGACACTGTTGGATATGTA CCCAAAGCTGGTCAGCCATGCTCTACTTTTATGGCCCGATGGTATTTCTTATTGCATTTAACATAACCATGTTTATCCTGACGGCTAATCGTATAATAGGAGTGAAAAAGGATATTCAGAAGTTTGCCCACAGGCAAGAGAGGAAGCAGAAGCTGAACTCGGACAAACAGAC TTACACCTTCTTCCTACGGCTCTTCATTATAATGGGATTGACGTGGAGCTTGGAGATAGGCTCCTACATTTCGCAATTTAACCAAACTTGGTCCAACGTCTTTCTAGTGGCTGACTACTTAAATTGGTCTCAGGGAATCATCATATTTATACTGTTTGTACTGAAGCGCAGCACGTTGAGACTCTTGATGGAGAG CATTAGGGGTGAGGGTGAGGAGGTCAACGACAGCGAAGAAGAGATTTCGCTCGAGAACACGAAGTATGATCGAAATGTCCTGTA G